From a region of the Malania oleifera isolate guangnan ecotype guangnan chromosome 12, ASM2987363v1, whole genome shotgun sequence genome:
- the LOC131143953 gene encoding uncharacterized protein LOC131143953, whose translation MEDTVVYQETESVVQLYSERQQKQWGDSLNEESKVELPAKVCLYTRSNSREELKTIWKDWTPQRRLEFSQLYGHIGFLLHITVNLQMVKALVDFWNPPYTCFTIDGIDMVPTIEEYSSLPHLMTQRSPYRTYVPDSRISLARELYNLAGVKIQRTAGESERITWKCLKELLEEEKGEEVQIHLFALAIYGLIIFPKELGTIDRSTISFVAQVKNRANPVPGILAETFRSLNKCRSKGQERLKCCVSLLYVWFASHLPSNQGGYRNTFSALRIPLAEFEEAQQNIQRSKANWNEKLHKLRELGLVWQAPWMNHSNMMYRCGNFPWVPLLGPWGGIAYAPLLARRQVGASQFVPMTHRLADSDFAYEVGDTQDQIRKFMVAWKHVHLIGPGDGITTVQGNYEVWRENRVNPRLKRIPEVVIEHVKSPSPCIQLKPQGDPCPVEKGDARAEVGNQQKEALVSVYRKEIKRQRIRYIQSEEEVVALRKERRRLQAALEQKSQMLEDAHTEVKKKSLYIQELERQGDEQRSKYNQVLEKMEPCIMKAGYWEAKFRALRRKTTQQNAEIVQS comes from the coding sequence ATGGAGGACACTGTTGTTTATCAGGAAACTGAGTCCGTAGTACAGTTATATTCTGAAAGACAACAAAAGCAGTGGGGAGATAGCTTGAACGAAGAATCAAAAGTGGAATTACCTGCCAAAGTGTGCTTATATACTCGGTCCAACTCCCGGGAGGAACTAAAAACTATCTGGAAGGATTGGACCCCACAACGCCGTTTGGAATTCTCACAGTTATATGGCCATATCGGTTTCTTGTTACACATAACGGTGAATCTTCAGATGGTGAAGGCATTGGTGGACTTCTGGAATCCTCCGTACACATGTTTTACGATAGATGGAATCGACATGGTTCCTACAATTGAAGAGTACTCCTCGCTACCGCATTTGATGACACAGCGATCACCCTACCGCACTTATGTGCCTGATTCCAGGATTTCCTTAGCACGGGAGTTGTATAACCTTGCTGGGGTCAAGATTCAACGAACGGCAGGGGAAAGCGAAAGGATCACTTGGAAATGCTTGAAGGAGTTGTTGGAAGAGGAGAAAGGTGAAGAGGTTCAGATACATTTGTTCGCACTGGCCATATATGGCCTAATTATATTTCCCAAAGAACTAGGGACCATTGATAGATCTACTATTTCTTTCGTGGCGCAAGTAAAAAATAGGGCTAATCCGGTTCCTGGGATTTTGGCAGAAACCTTTCGATCTCTTAACAAATGCCGGAGTAAGGGTCAGGAGCGACTAAAATGTTGCGTATCATTACTCTATGTTTGGTTTGCCAGTCACCTGCCAAGTAACCAAGGGGGGTACCGTAACACCTTTTCAGCTCTTCGAATCCCCTTAGCCGAGTTCGAAGAGGCTCAGCAGAATATTCAAAGGAGCAAGGCTAACTGGAATGAAAAATTACATAAACTGAGGGAGTTGGGATTAGTTTGGCAAGCGCCATGGATGAACCATTCCAACATGATGTATCGATGTGGAAACTTCCCGTGGGTCCCGTTATTAGGTCCATGGGGAGGAATAGCATACGCTCCTTTGTTGGCAAGAAGGCAAGTGGGAGCGTCTCAGTTTGTGCCTATGACTCACAGATTAGCCGACTCGGACTTCGCATATGAAGTAGGAgacactcaagatcaaattagAAAGTTCATGGTGGCTTGGAAACATGTGCACCTAATAGGTCCAGGTGATGGAATTACCACAGTCCAAGGAAATTATGAAGTATGGCGGGAAAACCGAGTAAACCCCCGACTCAAAAGAATCCCAGAAGTTGTTATTGAGCATGTTAAATCACCAAGCCCGTGCATACAATTGAAGCCACAAGGGGATCCATGCCCAGTAGAAAAGGGAGATGCAAGAGCAGAAGTGGGGAATCAGCAAAAGGAGGCTCTAGTCTCTGTCTATCGCAAGGAAATCAAGCGACAGAGGATTCGGTACATacaatcagaagaagaggtcgTGGCTCTAAGGAAGGAAAGACGAAGACTTCAAGCAGCACTTGAACAGAAATCTCAAATGTTAGAAGATGCCCATACCGAAGTCAAAAAGAAATCGCTCTACATACAAGAATTGGAGAGGCAGGGGGATGAGCAGAGGAGCAAGTATAATCAAGTACTGGAAAAGATGGAGCCGTGCATAATGAAAGCAGGCTACTGGGAGGCCAAGTTTCGGGCTTTGCGTAGAAAGACGACACAGCAAAATGCAGAGATTGTGCAATCATGA